In Microplitis mediator isolate UGA2020A chromosome 2, iyMicMedi2.1, whole genome shotgun sequence, a single window of DNA contains:
- the LOC130663054 gene encoding 45 kDa calcium-binding protein isoform X1, whose amino-acid sequence MRKLNFKKLTIARWTIFVPLIIYMSLLYIKYNRNMKLKSPDEMDEDAGIQNLFSELESVSLQSFKDSNVNIDKSIIKSFNFNNNENNVEREIHDNPRLLLENIFSKADADENRELDIQEVAKWIHSKIIQHIDRAMRDNVGLFSIIDINPRNGDISWDEYHAYFLRLHGFSDLYIKSHNKKHSELTRTLKESIMRDRARWIEAARTDPDKLTLDEFLAFTHPESSHRALLQMVDDLFEKFDRDGDEELTENEFADLPVDGMGLDLREDTPEPIGGSEGRRQEFQYLIDKNKDGKADRSELLMYIDPKNPRHAIQEAQHLMDLADIDHNKKLSLSEVLSKTDLFLGSKMVDTERSFHDEFR is encoded by the exons atgagaaaattaaattttaaaaaattaacgataGCACGTTGGACGATATTTGTAccacttattatttatatgagtttgttgtatattaaatataacagaaatatgaaattaaaaagtcCGGATGAAATGGATGAGGATGCTGGAATACAGAACTTATTTTCTGAGCTTGAATCCGTGTCATTACAAAGTTTTAAAGATAGTAATGTAAATATTGACAAATCTATTATTAAaagctttaattttaataacaatgaaaataaCGTTGAACGTGAGATTCATGATAATCCAAGATTATTGTTGGAGAATATATTCAGTAAAGCAGATGCTGATGAAAACCGAGAATTAGATATTCAGGAAGTTGCCAAGTGGATTCACAGTAAAATAATCCAACATATTGATCGGGCGATGCGTGATAATGTGGGTTTATTTAGTATTATTGACATCAATCCACGTAATg GTGATATTTCTTGGGATGAATATCATGCGTATTTTTTACGATTACATGGATTTTcagatttatatattaaatcacataataaaaaacattccGAGTTAACGAGAACACTCAAAGAAAGTATTATGAGAGATCGAGCACGTTGGATTGAAGCTGCACGAACTGATCCAGATAAATTAACGCTAGATGAGTTTCTCGCTTTCACTCATCCCGAAAGTAGTCATCGTGCGCTTCTACAAATGGTTgatgatttatttgaaaaattcg ATCGTGATGGAGATGAAGAGTTAACAGAAAATGAATTTGCTGATCTACCTGTTGATGGAATGGGTCTTGATTTACGTGAAGATACACCAGAACCTATAGGTGGTAGTGAAGGACGTAGACAAGAATTTCAGTAtcttattgataaaaataaagatggtAAAGCTGATCGTAGTGAGTTattg atgtATATTGACCCAAAAAATCCAAGACACGCGATACAAGAAGCACAACATTTGATGGATCTTGCTGATATtgatcacaataaaaaattaagtttatcAGAAGTATTAAGCAAAACGGATTTATTTTTAGGAAGCAAAATGGTCGATACGGAAAGAAGTTTCCATGATGAGTTTCGATAA
- the LOC130663054 gene encoding 45 kDa calcium-binding protein isoform X2, with protein sequence MRKLNFKKLTIARWTIFVPLIIYMSLLYIKYNRNMKLKSPDEMDEDAGIQNLFSELESVSLQSFKDSNVNIDKSIIKSFNFNNNENNVEREIHDNPRLLLENIFSKADADENRELDIQEVAKWIHSKIIQHIDRAMRDNVGLFSIIDINPRNDLYIKSHNKKHSELTRTLKESIMRDRARWIEAARTDPDKLTLDEFLAFTHPESSHRALLQMVDDLFEKFDRDGDEELTENEFADLPVDGMGLDLREDTPEPIGGSEGRRQEFQYLIDKNKDGKADRSELLMYIDPKNPRHAIQEAQHLMDLADIDHNKKLSLSEVLSKTDLFLGSKMVDTERSFHDEFR encoded by the exons atgagaaaattaaattttaaaaaattaacgataGCACGTTGGACGATATTTGTAccacttattatttatatgagtttgttgtatattaaatataacagaaatatgaaattaaaaagtcCGGATGAAATGGATGAGGATGCTGGAATACAGAACTTATTTTCTGAGCTTGAATCCGTGTCATTACAAAGTTTTAAAGATAGTAATGTAAATATTGACAAATCTATTATTAAaagctttaattttaataacaatgaaaataaCGTTGAACGTGAGATTCATGATAATCCAAGATTATTGTTGGAGAATATATTCAGTAAAGCAGATGCTGATGAAAACCGAGAATTAGATATTCAGGAAGTTGCCAAGTGGATTCACAGTAAAATAATCCAACATATTGATCGGGCGATGCGTGATAATGTGGGTTTATTTAGTATTATTGACATCAATCCACGTAATg atttatatattaaatcacataataaaaaacattccGAGTTAACGAGAACACTCAAAGAAAGTATTATGAGAGATCGAGCACGTTGGATTGAAGCTGCACGAACTGATCCAGATAAATTAACGCTAGATGAGTTTCTCGCTTTCACTCATCCCGAAAGTAGTCATCGTGCGCTTCTACAAATGGTTgatgatttatttgaaaaattcg ATCGTGATGGAGATGAAGAGTTAACAGAAAATGAATTTGCTGATCTACCTGTTGATGGAATGGGTCTTGATTTACGTGAAGATACACCAGAACCTATAGGTGGTAGTGAAGGACGTAGACAAGAATTTCAGTAtcttattgataaaaataaagatggtAAAGCTGATCGTAGTGAGTTattg atgtATATTGACCCAAAAAATCCAAGACACGCGATACAAGAAGCACAACATTTGATGGATCTTGCTGATATtgatcacaataaaaaattaagtttatcAGAAGTATTAAGCAAAACGGATTTATTTTTAGGAAGCAAAATGGTCGATACGGAAAGAAGTTTCCATGATGAGTTTCGATAA